A single genomic interval of Nymphalis io chromosome 30, ilAglIoxx1.1, whole genome shotgun sequence harbors:
- the LOC126780153 gene encoding partner of xrn-2 protein 1-like: MKPSIDIDALRTEHESDEQWEVRRSFMQEHKEDFDEEELITLAQLFTNIEFLGCRYPAQTMKRIAKLAEKVSAKYKESRKNKLKRTFVEASDAAEAKAKRTFK; this comes from the exons ATGAAACCCTCAATAGACATAGACGCGCTCCGCACAGAGCATGAGTCAGATGAGCAGTGGGAAGTACGACGAAGCTTCATGCAGGAACATAAGGAGGATTTTGACGAAGAGGAACTTATTACGTTGGCGCAACTCTTTACAAATATCGAATTTTTGGGTTGCAg gtACCCAGCTCAAACGATGAAGAGGATAGCCAAGTTGGCTGAAAAAGTCTCCGCGAAATACAAGGAGAGCAGAAAGAATAAATTGAAGCGTACATTCGTTGAAGCGAGCGATGCAGCTGAAGCTAAAGCAAAaagaacttttaaataa
- the LOC126780151 gene encoding ubiquitin-related modifier 1 homolog has translation MGSLKIQIQFGGGAELLFDKIKKREVELPVLKKYFPDCQHEKWLIKDLLVWIKDNLLKERPELFLQGDSVRPGILVLINDADWELYGELEYELQQNDIIMFISTLHGG, from the exons atggggtcattaaaaatacaaattcagtTTGGTGGTGGGGcagaattattatttgataaaataaagaagAGAGAAGTTGAATTGCcagttttaaaaaagtattttccaGATTGCCAGCATGAAAAATGGTTGATAAAAGATCTGCTAGTATGGATTAAAGACAATCTACTAAAGGAGAGACCAGAGTTATTTTTACAA GGTGACTCGGTCAGACCAGGTATATTGGTTTTAATAAATGATGCAGATTGGGAACTTTACGGGGAGTTGGAATATGAATTACaacaaaatgatattattatgttcATATCTACATTACATGGaggataa